Proteins encoded by one window of Deinococcus yavapaiensis KR-236:
- a CDS encoding VC0807 family protein, whose protein sequence is MTTAPAQPQGGGRKILLDLVFTLLIPIAILSPNLLGSGFSFSESVFGGGVTGNVRSYVLAALVPVAYVLVDLLLNKRVSPIAIFAGTSALVGGALAFWFVDGWQYALKDSARSILVGVAAVLSVFVGYPLFRIFVDVTSLGAKPDEQRALTTVFSNGVVKRALGLGTFIFAAVELVSAAVNFFVNLRIVTSKFGTNAFNAEVASANAVMRVPALALSLIGFGIAYWLIQQAVTAQYGKGANIFEPAQLAEKLRETPPA, encoded by the coding sequence GTGACGACCGCACCAGCGCAACCGCAAGGAGGAGGCCGCAAGATCCTCCTCGATCTCGTCTTCACCCTGCTGATTCCCATCGCCATTCTCAGCCCGAACCTCCTCGGGTCGGGTTTCAGCTTTTCCGAAAGCGTCTTCGGTGGCGGCGTCACCGGCAACGTCCGCTCGTACGTTCTGGCGGCGCTCGTACCCGTCGCCTATGTCCTCGTTGATTTGCTGCTGAACAAGCGCGTCTCCCCCATCGCGATCTTCGCGGGGACCTCGGCCCTCGTCGGAGGCGCGCTCGCCTTCTGGTTCGTCGACGGTTGGCAGTACGCCCTCAAGGACTCCGCGCGTTCCATCCTCGTCGGTGTGGCGGCGGTCTTGTCCGTCTTCGTCGGTTACCCGTTGTTCCGCATTTTCGTGGACGTCACGTCCCTCGGCGCGAAGCCTGACGAGCAGCGCGCCCTCACGACCGTCTTCTCCAACGGCGTCGTGAAGCGCGCCCTCGGCCTCGGGACCTTCATCTTCGCGGCGGTCGAACTCGTGTCCGCCGCCGTCAACTTCTTCGTGAACCTTCGCATCGTCACGTCGAAGTTCGGCACGAACGCCTTCAACGCCGAGGTGGCTTCGGCGAACGCCGTCATGCGTGTGCCCGCCCTCGCCTTGTCCCTCATCGGTTTCGGCATCGCTTACTGGCTCATCCAGCAAGCCGTGACCGCTCAGTACGGCAAGGGCGCCAACATCTTCGAACCCGCCCAACTCGCCGAGAAGTTGCGAGAAACGCCGCCAGCGTGA
- a CDS encoding response regulator: protein MLHLLLVDDNATDVLLTQIALEDFSQPHTLSIVSDGIEALAFLHHEAPFETATLPDVILLDLNMPRMGGLEVLQHLKASETLSKIPVFVLLASANEEDVWRSRQLRADGYLPKPIDLASMLAQLEAIRATGTLDPF from the coding sequence ATGCTGCATCTTCTCCTCGTCGATGACAACGCAACGGACGTTCTCTTGACGCAGATCGCACTCGAGGACTTCTCGCAGCCTCACACGTTGTCTATCGTGTCGGACGGCATCGAAGCTCTCGCGTTTCTGCATCACGAAGCGCCCTTCGAAACGGCGACGTTGCCCGACGTCATCCTGCTGGACCTCAACATGCCTCGCATGGGCGGTCTGGAAGTGTTGCAGCATCTCAAGGCGAGCGAGACGCTCTCGAAAATTCCCGTGTTCGTACTGCTGGCCTCCGCAAACGAAGAGGACGTGTGGCGCAGCCGTCAACTGCGCGCCGACGGGTACCTTCCGAAGCCGATCGATCTCGCGTCTATGCTGGCGCAATTGGAAGCGATTCGCGCGACGGGCACGCTCGACCCCTTCTAA
- the hrpB gene encoding ATP-dependent helicase HrpB: MTLPILDVLPDLRASLHDRPLVLLSAPPGAGKSTVLPLELLEASWLAGQKIVMLQPRRVAARSVAARMAELLGEDVGETVGYRVRFESRVSSKTRVEVVTDGILTRQLQRDPELAGVGLVIFDEFHERSLQGDVAFVLAREAQGALRDDLRLLVMSATLEGDLAGKLGGAPTVASQGRPFPVEVRYLPQDPTGSVAENVTSAVTRALDEHEGDVLAFLPGVGEIKRAHEALSDRHASVRVLPLYGDLPLSQQRAAIVPDPQGRRRVVLATSIAETSLTLEGVRIVVDGGFSRVPTFDARTGLTSLVTTRVTKDAAHQRAGRAGRTAPGVAYRLWSERTHALLPEKRKPEILEADFASTLLELAQWGVTNVTSLPWPDVPPSRNVEAALDLLVNLDAFADGRITKRGAELLTFPTHPRIAHLLLEGRDAGLASLACDVAALLEERDPLGRDDSADFSSRVSGLRRNRRSPAFARIEQLARSWRRLLNAPVHDEEPDPHEVGSLIAFAYPERVAKLRAGSRDRYLLANGRGVRLREGDSLMGAPLLAVAHLDALQADGRVFLAAPLSASALEARVQEVDEVRWDDRDGTFVAQRERRVGAIVLSAEPLRSVPRDLRVKALLGALRREGLSLLRWTEAARQLQARVLSVRAWRPDEGWPDFSDEALSASLEDWLAPYLEGGRSRDDFSKVDVAELLRHALPWNLVGRLVDLAPESLTVPSGHAVRLAYAPDATAPILAVKLQELFGLADTPTVNEGRVKVLLHLLSPARRPVQVTQDLKSFWERGYPDVKKELKGRYPKHPWPDDPWTAVPTRGTKPR; the protein is encoded by the coding sequence GTGACCCTGCCGATTCTCGATGTCCTGCCCGATCTGCGCGCCTCGCTGCACGATCGGCCGCTCGTGCTGCTCTCGGCGCCGCCCGGCGCGGGCAAAAGCACCGTGCTGCCGCTGGAGTTGCTCGAGGCGTCGTGGCTCGCAGGGCAAAAGATCGTGATGCTGCAACCGCGCCGTGTCGCCGCTCGAAGCGTAGCGGCGCGCATGGCGGAACTGCTCGGAGAGGACGTCGGAGAGACGGTCGGGTACCGCGTGCGCTTCGAGTCGCGTGTCTCTTCGAAGACGCGCGTGGAAGTCGTGACGGACGGAATCTTGACGCGGCAGTTGCAGCGCGATCCGGAACTGGCCGGAGTGGGCCTCGTGATCTTCGACGAGTTCCACGAGCGCAGCCTGCAAGGTGACGTCGCCTTCGTGCTCGCACGTGAAGCACAAGGCGCTTTGCGCGACGACCTGCGTCTTTTGGTGATGTCGGCCACGCTGGAAGGCGATCTCGCTGGAAAGCTCGGTGGCGCGCCGACGGTTGCCTCTCAAGGAAGGCCCTTTCCGGTGGAGGTGCGTTACTTGCCGCAAGACCCGACGGGCTCGGTCGCCGAGAACGTGACGAGCGCTGTGACGCGCGCGCTCGACGAGCACGAGGGCGACGTGCTGGCGTTCCTGCCCGGTGTCGGGGAGATCAAGCGAGCCCACGAGGCGCTGAGCGATCGTCACGCCTCGGTGCGCGTGCTGCCCTTGTACGGCGACTTGCCCCTCTCTCAGCAACGCGCGGCGATCGTTCCCGATCCGCAGGGGCGGCGACGTGTCGTCCTCGCGACGTCCATCGCCGAGACGAGCCTGACCCTCGAAGGCGTGAGAATCGTCGTCGACGGCGGGTTTTCGCGCGTGCCGACCTTCGACGCGAGGACGGGCCTCACGAGTCTCGTGACGACGCGCGTGACGAAGGACGCCGCGCATCAGCGGGCAGGCCGAGCGGGCCGCACGGCTCCCGGGGTGGCGTATCGCTTGTGGAGCGAGCGTACGCACGCCTTGCTGCCCGAAAAGCGCAAGCCGGAGATCTTGGAGGCGGACTTCGCCTCGACGCTGCTGGAGCTCGCGCAGTGGGGCGTGACGAACGTCACGTCGCTGCCGTGGCCGGATGTGCCGCCTTCCCGGAACGTCGAGGCGGCCCTTGACCTTCTGGTGAACCTCGACGCCTTCGCGGACGGGCGGATCACGAAGCGCGGCGCGGAACTCCTGACGTTTCCCACGCATCCTCGCATCGCGCACCTGCTGCTCGAAGGGCGAGACGCGGGCCTCGCCTCGCTCGCGTGCGACGTCGCCGCCCTGCTCGAAGAGCGCGATCCGCTGGGGCGAGACGACAGCGCGGACTTCTCCAGCCGGGTGAGCGGGCTGCGGCGAAATCGTCGAAGCCCCGCTTTCGCCCGCATCGAGCAGCTCGCGCGCTCGTGGCGTCGCTTGTTGAACGCGCCCGTCCACGACGAGGAGCCCGATCCCCACGAAGTCGGCTCGCTGATCGCCTTCGCGTATCCGGAGCGCGTGGCGAAGTTGCGGGCGGGCTCGCGAGATCGTTACCTGCTGGCGAACGGCCGAGGCGTGCGTCTGCGCGAAGGCGATTCCCTCATGGGCGCGCCCCTGCTTGCCGTGGCCCACCTCGACGCCCTTCAAGCGGACGGGCGGGTGTTCCTCGCCGCTCCCTTGAGCGCGTCGGCGCTCGAAGCGCGCGTGCAAGAGGTGGACGAGGTGCGCTGGGACGATCGTGACGGAACCTTCGTCGCCCAGCGGGAGCGGCGGGTGGGCGCGATCGTCCTGAGCGCCGAGCCTTTGCGAAGCGTGCCTCGGGATTTACGGGTGAAGGCACTGTTGGGCGCGCTACGGCGCGAAGGACTGTCGCTGCTGCGTTGGACGGAAGCCGCGCGGCAACTGCAGGCGCGCGTGCTGAGCGTGCGGGCTTGGCGACCCGACGAAGGCTGGCCCGACTTTTCCGACGAGGCGCTCTCGGCTTCGCTGGAAGATTGGCTCGCTCCGTACTTGGAAGGTGGGCGGTCACGCGACGACTTTTCGAAGGTCGACGTCGCGGAATTGCTGCGCCACGCGTTGCCGTGGAACTTGGTGGGGCGCCTCGTCGACCTCGCGCCCGAGTCGCTGACCGTGCCGAGCGGCCACGCGGTTCGCCTCGCGTACGCGCCCGACGCGACCGCGCCGATCCTCGCCGTGAAGCTGCAGGAGCTTTTCGGTCTCGCCGACACGCCGACCGTGAACGAGGGACGCGTGAAGGTGCTGCTGCACCTTTTGTCGCCCGCGCGGCGTCCCGTGCAGGTCACGCAGGACTTGAAGTCGTTCTGGGAGCGAGGCTACCCGGACGTCAAGAAGGAACTGAAAGGTCGTTACCCGAAGCATCCCTGGCCGGACGATCCTTGGACGGCCGTGCCGACGCGGGGCACGAAGCCTCGTTGA
- a CDS encoding DUF4142 domain-containing protein: protein MKRLAFALTLPVTLAACAPMMTSTDPDVQFAISAAHSNWAEISTSQIALTKSNNAAVLAYARDMIAMHTQMQNELRAVAKSKGITVPEAPAPEQLLQGQRLSQLSGADFDAEYSRVQLNGHRFTLGFFDAYINGNQGDDADIRALAVKGRPMVQQHRDRARTELPVPTDALAADRNASQ, encoded by the coding sequence GTGAAACGACTTGCCTTCGCCCTGACGCTTCCTGTAACCCTCGCGGCCTGTGCGCCCATGATGACTTCCACCGATCCCGACGTGCAGTTCGCGATCAGCGCCGCGCACAGCAACTGGGCCGAGATCAGCACCTCGCAAATCGCCCTCACGAAGAGCAACAACGCCGCCGTCCTCGCCTACGCCCGCGACATGATCGCCATGCACACCCAAATGCAAAACGAACTGCGAGCGGTCGCGAAGTCCAAAGGCATCACCGTGCCCGAAGCGCCCGCGCCCGAGCAACTCTTGCAAGGGCAACGCCTCTCGCAACTCAGCGGCGCCGACTTCGACGCCGAGTACAGCCGCGTGCAACTCAACGGTCACCGTTTCACGCTCGGCTTCTTCGACGCGTACATCAACGGCAATCAAGGCGACGACGCCGACATTCGCGCGCTCGCCGTGAAGGGCCGCCCGATGGTTCAGCAGCACCGCGACCGCGCCCGGACCGAACTTCCTGTGCCCACCGACGCGCTCGCCGCCGACCGAAACGCCTCGCAATGA
- a CDS encoding M42 family metallopeptidase, with protein sequence MTPTPPDLDLAYTTNVLLRLLETPSPTGFTDDAIRLVEHELDLLGVQGTRTRKGALLWTLPGAQSGKHVTFSAHVDTLGAMVKEVKSNGRLKLTSLGGYDPATIEGEYVRVHVQGGETLSGTILNVKQSTHIFGPELRDLRRTEETLEVRLDEIARTAAETLTLGVNVGDFVSFDPRAVLTPSGYLKSRHIDNKAAVAIFLAVTKAALDGRLSLAHTASFFISNYEEVGHGASQGIPAETDELVAVDMAAVGPGQNSDEHCVTLCVKDSTGPYDHALGNRLRVAATHADLDLRVDIYPYYGSDASAAWRAGGDYPAALIGPGVDASHAYERTHVDALNATGRLMLAYLTS encoded by the coding sequence ATGACGCCCACGCCACCCGACCTCGACCTCGCCTACACCACGAACGTTCTGCTGCGCCTGCTCGAAACGCCGTCTCCAACAGGATTCACGGACGACGCCATCCGGCTCGTCGAACACGAACTCGACTTGCTCGGCGTCCAAGGAACGCGCACTCGCAAGGGCGCCCTGCTATGGACGTTGCCCGGCGCGCAGAGCGGCAAGCACGTCACGTTCAGCGCGCACGTCGATACGCTGGGCGCGATGGTGAAAGAGGTCAAGTCCAACGGGCGACTCAAACTCACGTCGCTCGGCGGATATGATCCTGCCACCATCGAGGGCGAATACGTCCGCGTGCACGTGCAAGGCGGCGAGACACTGAGCGGCACGATCTTGAACGTCAAGCAAAGCACGCACATCTTCGGTCCCGAACTGCGTGACCTGCGGCGCACCGAGGAGACGTTGGAGGTGCGCCTCGACGAGATCGCGCGCACGGCCGCCGAGACGCTGACGCTCGGCGTGAACGTCGGCGACTTCGTGAGCTTCGATCCGCGCGCCGTCCTCACGCCCAGCGGCTACCTCAAGAGCCGTCACATCGACAACAAGGCCGCCGTCGCGATCTTCCTCGCGGTCACGAAGGCCGCGCTCGACGGGCGCCTCAGCCTCGCGCACACGGCGTCGTTCTTCATCAGCAACTACGAGGAGGTCGGCCACGGCGCTTCGCAAGGCATTCCCGCCGAGACCGACGAGCTCGTCGCCGTGGACATGGCCGCCGTCGGCCCTGGACAAAACAGCGACGAGCACTGCGTCACCTTGTGCGTCAAGGACTCCACGGGGCCCTACGACCACGCGCTCGGCAATCGGCTTCGCGTCGCCGCGACCCACGCCGACCTCGACTTGCGCGTCGACATCTACCCGTACTACGGCTCGGACGCGTCGGCCGCGTGGCGCGCGGGCGGCGACTACCCGGCGGCCCTCATCGGTCCGGGCGTCGACGCCAGCCACGCGTACGAGCGCACGCACGTCGACGCCCTGAACGCCACGGGCCGTCTCATGCTCGCGTATCTGACGAGCTGA
- a CDS encoding YIP1 family protein produces the protein MTQPLKASLGTMMQQSAYVLARPSVDSFERFERSGGAPQAFTYVAVVALVAGVFALLFNLGNAPFWAFLERSLVLVAGFATFAGVAYAFGRTQGGTGTFNEVAYTLSLSYVPIALLVTAGTIVLTIIPILGWVLIPVWLLLGWVAQAFYAYVGLQGSLNLRGSSNVVIVMAVSALAAWFVQLIVGWIL, from the coding sequence ATGACCCAGCCGTTGAAAGCCAGCCTCGGGACGATGATGCAGCAAAGCGCGTACGTGCTCGCTCGGCCCAGCGTGGACTCGTTCGAGCGCTTCGAGCGCAGTGGAGGCGCGCCTCAAGCGTTCACGTACGTCGCCGTCGTGGCGCTCGTCGCCGGTGTGTTCGCCTTGTTGTTCAATCTCGGCAACGCCCCCTTCTGGGCGTTCTTGGAGCGCTCGTTGGTACTGGTGGCAGGCTTCGCGACCTTCGCGGGCGTCGCGTACGCCTTCGGCCGTACCCAAGGCGGTACGGGCACCTTCAATGAAGTGGCCTACACCTTGTCGCTGTCCTACGTGCCGATCGCCCTGCTCGTCACGGCGGGCACCATCGTCCTCACGATCATCCCGATTCTCGGTTGGGTGTTGATCCCCGTGTGGTTGCTGCTGGGGTGGGTGGCGCAAGCGTTCTACGCGTACGTCGGTTTGCAAGGCAGCTTGAACTTGCGCGGCTCGTCCAACGTCGTGATCGTGATGGCCGTATCGGCGCTCGCCGCGTGGTTCGTGCAACTCATCGTGGGCTGGATTCTCTGA
- a CDS encoding uracil-DNA glycosylase — MASDTASSFPEVPTSWQPFLDDVLRSAPLRELAAFLREERARHTVYPPAEDVFNALRFTPYDRASVLILGQDPYHGPRQAHGLAFSVRPGVRPPPSLVNIFKELRDDVGVTPPKHGYLRAWAEQGVLLLNAVLTVRAGEPNSHAGRGWEDFTDAVIRALDDKEERVVFVLWGAYARKKKKLVTNARHVVVESAHPSPLSATKFFGSKPFSQVNAALQEVGRPSIDWSLPTTVEED; from the coding sequence ATGGCCAGCGACACCGCCTCGTCCTTTCCCGAAGTGCCGACGTCTTGGCAGCCGTTCCTCGACGACGTGCTGCGCTCCGCACCCCTGCGAGAACTCGCCGCCTTCTTGCGGGAAGAGCGCGCACGGCACACCGTCTATCCGCCCGCCGAAGACGTCTTCAACGCGTTGCGTTTCACGCCGTACGATCGTGCGAGCGTCCTGATTCTCGGACAAGATCCGTACCACGGGCCACGTCAAGCGCACGGCTTGGCGTTCAGCGTCCGTCCGGGCGTACGACCCCCGCCGAGCCTCGTCAACATCTTCAAGGAACTGCGTGACGACGTCGGCGTGACCCCGCCGAAGCACGGGTACCTCCGCGCTTGGGCCGAGCAGGGCGTCCTGCTGCTCAACGCGGTGCTGACCGTCCGGGCGGGCGAGCCGAACTCCCACGCGGGACGAGGCTGGGAGGACTTCACGGACGCCGTGATTCGCGCGCTCGACGATAAGGAGGAGCGTGTGGTGTTCGTGCTGTGGGGTGCGTACGCACGCAAGAAGAAGAAGCTGGTGACGAACGCCCGTCACGTCGTCGTCGAAAGCGCACACCCCAGCCCGCTGAGCGCCACGAAATTCTTCGGCTCGAAGCCCTTCAGCCAAGTGAACGCCGCCTTGCAGGAAGTCGGACGGCCGAGCATCGATTGGTCGCTGCCGACGACCGTCGAGGAAGACTGA
- a CDS encoding cytochrome P450 — protein sequence MTAEPVAPAHLQALFSPSALQDPYSAYDAARALGEVQPPPPGFFGWFAFGHPEVSAVLKSPHGGADRFGGDPEFERTKSYALLKPMMLFHDGASHARLRGLATQAFTPKAVGETREFVQGAVNTLLDAMKRKEAAGEPVDFVRDLAVPLPVTVILQMLGLPADDGEKFKEWSDHLAFLLDGSSQSREKFEAAEAAAHQMSVYFRDVADELRAHPKPGLMSALALAEADQGRLNNEELLANAVLLLAAGHETTTNLLSGGLLALAQFPEQWRRLVQDETMTANAVEELLRFVSPVQGTSRLALADFSFDGVTIPTGSHVNLFVAAANRDARVFPEPHRLDLSRPNAKNHLAFAVGAHYCLGASLARLEGQIVFRTLADRFPGLSIAPQPLSYRANFLLRGLEHLFVALG from the coding sequence ATGACCGCCGAACCTGTCGCGCCCGCGCACTTGCAAGCCCTCTTCTCGCCGAGCGCCCTGCAAGACCCCTATTCCGCGTACGACGCGGCGCGGGCGCTCGGCGAGGTGCAGCCACCGCCGCCCGGCTTCTTCGGCTGGTTCGCCTTCGGGCACCCCGAGGTGAGCGCGGTTTTGAAGTCACCGCACGGAGGCGCCGACCGTTTCGGCGGTGACCCCGAGTTCGAGCGCACGAAATCGTACGCGCTGCTCAAGCCGATGATGCTGTTTCACGACGGCGCGTCCCACGCGAGATTGCGAGGTCTGGCGACGCAAGCCTTCACGCCGAAGGCGGTCGGCGAAACGCGCGAATTCGTGCAAGGCGCCGTGAACACCTTGCTCGACGCCATGAAGCGCAAGGAAGCCGCCGGCGAGCCCGTCGATTTCGTGCGCGACCTCGCCGTGCCCCTGCCCGTCACGGTGATTTTGCAGATGCTCGGCTTGCCCGCCGACGACGGCGAGAAGTTCAAGGAATGGTCGGATCACCTCGCCTTCCTCCTCGACGGCTCGTCTCAGTCGCGCGAGAAGTTCGAAGCGGCCGAAGCGGCCGCGCACCAGATGAGCGTGTACTTCCGTGACGTTGCCGACGAGTTGCGCGCTCATCCCAAGCCCGGCCTCATGTCCGCTCTCGCCCTCGCCGAGGCTGACCAGGGACGCCTCAACAACGAGGAACTGCTCGCCAACGCCGTCTTGCTGCTCGCCGCTGGACACGAAACCACCACGAACCTTCTCTCGGGCGGTCTGCTCGCCCTCGCCCAATTTCCAGAGCAATGGCGCCGCCTCGTGCAGGACGAAACGATGACGGCGAACGCCGTGGAGGAACTGCTGCGCTTCGTGTCGCCCGTTCAGGGCACTTCACGCCTCGCCCTCGCCGACTTCTCCTTCGACGGCGTCACGATTCCCACCGGAAGCCACGTCAACCTCTTCGTCGCCGCCGCGAACCGCGACGCGCGCGTGTTTCCCGAGCCGCATCGCCTCGACCTTTCGCGTCCGAACGCGAAGAACCACCTTGCCTTCGCCGTGGGCGCCCATTACTGCCTCGGCGCGAGCCTCGCGCGCCTCGAAGGACAAATCGTCTTTCGTACGCTCGCCGACCGCTTTCCAGGACTCTCGATTGCTCCTCAGCCCCTGTCGTACCGCGCGAATTTCCTCCTGCGCGGCCTCGAACATCTTTTTGTAGCCCTGGGCTGA
- a CDS encoding DUF4142 domain-containing protein: MKKRTLLLAATLGLSTLAFAGGAGVPNPAVQGPMSTAQMSNDSDILAMEVLTMSNLAEIATSQLALQKSQNAAVRGYAQRMITEHTAAQNQLNAIAARKGVKLTDKPGADQRLMYNRLSTLSGMTFDMQYVAVQIMGHDMTVKLIDMYLRIGKDADALNYARTIRPAVVMHLRDAQALDKQMRMQ, encoded by the coding sequence ATGAAGAAGCGCACTTTGTTGCTCGCAGCGACCCTCGGCCTTTCCACCCTCGCCTTCGCGGGCGGCGCGGGCGTTCCCAACCCCGCCGTGCAAGGCCCCATGAGCACCGCGCAGATGAGCAACGACTCGGACATCCTCGCGATGGAAGTGCTCACGATGAGCAACCTCGCCGAAATCGCGACGTCCCAACTCGCCCTGCAAAAAAGCCAGAATGCCGCCGTGCGCGGATACGCTCAGCGCATGATCACCGAGCATACCGCCGCGCAAAACCAGCTCAACGCGATCGCCGCGCGCAAGGGCGTGAAGCTCACGGACAAGCCCGGCGCCGATCAGCGCCTCATGTACAACCGCCTCTCCACCCTGAGCGGCATGACCTTCGACATGCAGTACGTCGCCGTGCAGATCATGGGCCACGACATGACGGTGAAGCTCATCGACATGTACCTACGAATCGGCAAGGACGCCGACGCCCTCAACTACGCCCGCACCATCCGGCCCGCCGTCGTGATGCACCTGCGCGACGCGCAAGCTCTCGACAAGCAAATGCGAATGCAGTAA
- the uvrB gene encoding excinuclease ABC subunit UvrB encodes MLKVESEFRPSGDQPQAISSLVEGLSDGLRFQTLLGATGTGKTYTAAKVIEAVQRPALILAPNKILTAQLASEFREFFPGAAVEFFVSYYDFYQPEAYIPGRDQFIDKDAAINQELERLRHSTTRSLLTRKDTIVVASVSAIYGLGDPEEYRKLNLIVKKGDRLERDAILDRLIELQYERNDIETGAGKFRAKGDVVEIWPSYDEQPLRVELWGDEVDRIVVYHPVTGEVQAELDSTVVYPAKHYVSSAGNVDRAIVTIQQELDERIEYFKSVGKLLEAQRIKERTLYDLEMLKVLGHCSGIENYSRHMDGRTPGATPYTMLDYFPSDFVTFIDESHVTVPQIGGMSNGDRARKQTLVDYGFRLPSAMDNRPLNFDEFLGKVGQTIFVSATPGPFELEHSDNVTDQIIRPTGLVDPQVTIRPIKGQVEDLLGRARERASRGERVLVTTLTKKMAEDLTEYLLEKGVRARYMHSDIDAVERQVIIRDLRLGHYDVLVGINLLREGLDLPEVSLVAILDADKPGFLRSERSLIQTIGRAARNVNGEVTLYGDAITPAMHAAMEETNRRRDKQLAYNLEHGITPTTIKKSVRDVIRGEEAPDAGIPEIANDRDALMAQLTDLELDMWQASEALDFERAASLRDQIRAIEAKLQGKEFQQPTVPGQKVRKRGRRG; translated from the coding sequence ATGCTCAAGGTCGAATCCGAATTCAGACCGAGCGGCGACCAACCGCAAGCCATTTCCAGCCTCGTCGAAGGGCTCAGCGACGGGTTGAGGTTTCAAACGCTGCTGGGCGCGACTGGGACGGGCAAAACCTACACTGCCGCCAAGGTCATCGAGGCGGTGCAGCGTCCCGCCCTCATCCTCGCGCCGAACAAAATTCTCACGGCGCAACTCGCCTCGGAGTTTCGCGAGTTCTTTCCGGGTGCGGCCGTCGAGTTCTTCGTGTCCTACTACGACTTCTACCAACCCGAGGCGTACATTCCAGGGCGCGACCAGTTCATCGACAAGGACGCGGCGATCAACCAGGAACTCGAGCGTTTGCGGCATTCCACGACGCGCAGCCTCCTGACACGCAAGGACACCATCGTCGTCGCGTCCGTCTCGGCGATCTACGGCCTCGGCGATCCCGAGGAGTACCGCAAGCTCAACCTCATCGTGAAGAAAGGCGACCGCTTGGAGCGCGACGCGATCCTCGACCGCCTCATCGAGTTGCAGTACGAGCGCAACGACATCGAGACGGGCGCCGGGAAGTTTCGCGCCAAGGGCGACGTCGTCGAGATTTGGCCCAGTTACGACGAGCAGCCGTTGCGCGTGGAGCTGTGGGGCGACGAGGTCGACCGCATCGTCGTGTACCATCCCGTGACGGGAGAAGTGCAGGCCGAACTCGACTCGACGGTCGTGTATCCCGCCAAACACTACGTGTCGAGCGCCGGAAACGTCGACCGAGCCATCGTGACGATCCAGCAGGAGCTCGACGAGCGCATCGAGTACTTCAAGAGCGTCGGCAAGCTTTTGGAAGCGCAACGCATCAAGGAGCGCACCTTGTACGACCTCGAGATGCTCAAGGTCCTCGGGCACTGCTCGGGCATCGAAAACTACTCGCGGCACATGGATGGCCGCACTCCGGGGGCCACGCCGTACACGATGCTCGACTACTTCCCGTCGGACTTCGTGACGTTCATCGACGAGTCGCACGTCACGGTGCCGCAGATCGGCGGGATGAGCAACGGGGACCGCGCGAGAAAGCAGACCCTCGTGGACTACGGCTTTCGCTTGCCGTCGGCGATGGACAACCGCCCTCTGAACTTCGACGAGTTTCTCGGGAAGGTGGGGCAGACGATCTTCGTCTCCGCCACGCCCGGCCCCTTCGAACTCGAGCATTCCGACAACGTCACCGACCAAATCATCCGCCCGACGGGGTTGGTCGATCCGCAAGTGACGATACGCCCCATCAAAGGGCAAGTGGAGGACTTGCTGGGCCGCGCGCGAGAGCGGGCGTCGCGCGGCGAGCGCGTGCTCGTCACGACCCTCACGAAGAAGATGGCCGAGGACCTCACGGAGTACCTGCTCGAAAAGGGCGTGCGCGCGCGCTACATGCACTCGGACATCGACGCGGTCGAACGTCAAGTCATCATTCGAGATCTTCGCCTGGGGCACTACGATGTTCTGGTCGGGATCAACTTGTTGCGCGAAGGACTGGACTTGCCCGAAGTGTCGCTCGTCGCGATCCTCGACGCGGACAAGCCGGGCTTCCTTCGCAGCGAGCGCAGCCTCATCCAAACGATCGGGCGCGCGGCGCGTAACGTGAACGGCGAGGTGACCTTGTACGGCGACGCGATCACGCCTGCCATGCACGCCGCGATGGAAGAGACGAACCGTCGCCGCGACAAGCAACTCGCGTACAACTTGGAGCACGGCATCACCCCGACGACGATCAAGAAGAGCGTGCGCGACGTCATTCGCGGCGAAGAAGCGCCCGACGCGGGCATTCCCGAAATCGCCAACGACCGAGACGCCCTCATGGCGCAGCTCACCGATCTAGAGCTCGACATGTGGCAAGCGTCCGAAGCCCTCGACTTCGAGCGGGCCGCCTCGTTGCGCGACCAGATTCGCGCGATCGAGGCGAAGCTGCAAGGCAAGGAGTTCCAGCAACCCACCGTGCCCGGCCAGAAGGTCCGCAAGCGCGGACGACGCGGCTGA